The Glycine max cultivar Williams 82 chromosome 12, Glycine_max_v4.0, whole genome shotgun sequence genome window below encodes:
- the LOC100775301 gene encoding probable nucleolar protein 5-2, which translates to MLVLFETPAGFALFKVLDEGKLSKVEDLWKNFSSADTARQVVKLKAFSKFENTSEALEAATLLIDGKASKGLRKFLRVHCENETLGVADSKLGNVIKEKLKIDCIHNNAVMELMRGVRNQLTELISGLAVQDMAPMSLGLSHSLSRYKLKFSAEKVDTMIVQAIGLLDDLDKELNTYAMRVREWYGWHFPELTKIIQDNILYARAVKLMGDRVNAANLDFSEILPEEVEAELKEASVISMGTEIGELDLANIRELCDQVLSLSEYRAQLYDYLKSRMNTIAPNLTAMVGELVGARLIAHGGSLLNLAKQPGSTVQILGAEKALFRALKTKHATPKYGLIYHASLIGQAAPKFKGKISRSLAAKTALAIRCDALGDSQDNTMGLENRAKLEARLRNLEGKELGRFAGSAKGKPKIEAYDKDRKKGAGGLITPAKTYNPSADSVIGQMVNSAMDEDAQEPSVADKKKEKKEKKEKKKKEKNEGDETVQADGDVGEEPEPEVVKKEKKKKRKETESAELQNGNDDNAGEKKKKRKKHAEKEESPEMPSKKKGKKKKSGD; encoded by the exons ATGCTCGTGTTGTTTGAAACCCCTGCGGGTTTTGCCCTGTTTAAAGTGCTGGATGAAGGCAAGCTTTCTAAAGTTGAG GACTTGTGGAAGAACTTTTCCAGTGCAGATACTGCTAGACAG GTGGTCAAGTTGAAagcattttctaaatttgagaaCACTTCAGAAGCTCTAGAGGCAGCTACTTTACTTATTGATGGAAAAGCTAGCAAGGGTCTGCGCAAGTTCCTGCGTGTTCATTGTGAAAATGAAACACTAGGTGTGGCAGATTCAAAGCTTGGGAATGTGATCAAGGAGAAATTG AAAATTGACTGTATTCACAACAATGCAGTTATGGAGTTGATGAGAGGCGTTAGAAATCAGTTAACTGAACTTATATCTGGTCTAGCTGTTCAAGACATGGCCCCAATGAGCTTGGGTTTATCTCACAGCTTATCcagatacaaattgaagtttagTGCAGAGAAG gtGGATACCATGATTGTCCAGGCTATTGGTTTACTAGATGATCTTGATAAAGAGTTGAATACCTATGCCATGAGGGTTCGAGAATGGTATGGTTGGCATTTTCCCGAGCTTACTAAAATAATACAGGACAACATCCTATATGCCAGGGCAGTCAAGTTGATGGGTGATCGTGTTAATGCAGCTAACCTGGATTTCTCTGAG ATTTTGCCAGAGGAAGTTGAGGCAGAGCTGAAGGAGGCATCTGTAATATCTATGGGAACTGAAATTGGTGAGCTTGATTTGGCAAATATTAGAGAACTCTGTGACCAGGTTTTGTCTCTCTCGGAATACAGGGCACAACTCTATGATTATTTGAAGAGTAGAATGAACACCATTGCACCCAATTTGACTGCAATGGTTGGGGAGCTTGTTGGTGCTCGCCTCATTGCCCATGGTGGTAGCTTATTAAATCTTGCAAAGCAGCCTGGCAGTACTGTGCAAATTCTTGGTGCTGAGAAGGCTCTCTTTAGGGCACTAAAGACTAAGCATGCTACTCCCAAGTATGGTCTTATATACCATGCTTCCTTGATTGGTCAGGCAGCTCCAAAGTTCAAGGGGAAAATTTCCCGGTCACTTGCAGCAAAGACGGCATTGGCTATTAGGTGTGATGCTCTTGGAGATAGCCAAGATAACACCATGGGATTGGAGAACAGAGCCAAG CTTGAAGCACGATTGAGGAACCTTGAAGGCAAAGAGTTAGGTCGTTTTGCTGGTTCTGCCAAGGGAAAGCCCAAGATAGAAGCATACGACAAGGACCGAAAGAAAGGAGCTGGAGGACTGATAACCCCGGCCAAG ACATATAATCCTTCAGCTGATTCAGTTATTGGGCAAATGGTCAATTCTGCTATGGATGAAGATGCACAAGAGCCTTCTGTTgctgataaaaagaaagaaaagaaagaaaagaaggaaaagaagaaaaaggagaaaaatgaaggggATGAAACTGTGCAAGCTGATGGTGACGTTGGTGAGGAACCAGAACCAGAAGTtgtgaaaaaggaaaagaagaagaaaaggaaggaaactGAGAGTGCTGAGTTGCAGAATGGGAATGACGATAATGcaggagaaaagaagaaaaagagaaagaagcatGCCGAGAAGGAAGAATCTCCTGAAATGCCAAGCAAGAAGaaaggcaaaaaaaagaaaagtggggACTAA
- the LOC100779392 gene encoding V-type proton ATPase subunit E2, translating to MKDADVSRQIQQMIRFIRQEAEEKANEISVAAEEEFNIEKLQLLEAEKRKIRQEYERKAKQIDVRRKIEYSTQLNAARIKVLQAQDDAVGAMKDAAKKGLLRISNDKKVYRKLVKDMIVQGLLRLREPSVLLRCRESDRKLVESLIEEAKKEYSEKANMQAPKIALDDRVYLPPSPKNSAVDSHEPYCTGGIVLASEDGKIVLENTLDARLDVIFRQKLPEVRKRLLG from the exons atgaAGGACGCAGATGTGTCAAGGCAGATCCAGCAGATGATCAGGTTCATCCGTCAAGAGGCTGAAGAGAAAGCTAATGAAATATCTGTTGCTGCTGAAGAG GAATTCAATATTGAGAAACTGCAATTGCTTGAAGCTGAAAAAAGAAAGATCAGGCAAGAGTACGAACGAAAAGCCAAACAAATTGACGTTCGAAGAAAGAT TGAATACTCAACACAACTGAATGCAGCCCGAATAAAAGTGCTTCAAGCACAAGATGATGCGGTGGGTGCTATGAAGGACGCTGCTAAAAAGGGGCTTTTACGTATCTCAAATGATAAGAAAGTATACAGGAAACTCGTCAAAGACATGATTGTTCAG GGTTTACTACGCCTGAGGGAACCATCAGTGCTATTAAGATGCAGAGAGAGTGACCGTAAGCTTGTTGAGTCATTGATAGAGGAAGCCAAAAAAGAATACTCGGAGAAAGCCAATATGCAAGCCCCTAAGATTGCCCTTGATGATCGTGTTTACCTCCCACCGTCGCCAAAGAACAGTGCCGTGGATTCCCATGAACCTTATTG CACCGGAGGAATAGTATTGGCCTCAGAGGATGGGAAGATTGTGTTGGAAAATACCCTTGATGCACGGCTTGATGTCATTTTCCGGCAGAAACTACCTGAG GTAAGGAAGCGCCTGTTAGGTTGA